The Abyssisolibacter fermentans sequence TTCTCTATACACTTTATTTCTCAGCTTGAGCATATTTTCTGCTCTCTGCTGTATTTGTGCTTTGTTTTCACCATTTTTTGCTTTGTCAAATTCCTGCAGGATACCCCACTTAGCAATATTGGTGCTGTCTTTTACTATATATATTTCTCTTTTGCCTGTATCTTTGTTTTTTCTCATTATTTTTACTTGATTTGTTACATTTTCATCTATACTTGATTTGTATTTATAATCAGTCGCAAGGCTCTTATCACCTATTACTAGCTTAGTCCTCAGCTCATTTATATGCTTTAAATTAAGCTTTCCAAAATCATCATAAAACACATACATATCACCTGTTGCAATAAGTGTTCTATCCAGTGCCATACATATTGTATCAAGCCCTGTTTTATTGTCCATTATCATTTGAGGTATGACATGCTTTGTATCACTTAAATTTCCTACTCTTAAATTAAATACAGCAGCTACAGCCCTCACTACCTCTGTAGCTGTTTTATTAAATAATGCGAAACTATCTTTGTTTTTTAGATACCTTAGCTGATCATATGCTGTTGTCTTTATTATTTGATTACTGTCTCTGCTCTTTGAAAAAATGTATCCGTAAAATATTGGCTTATCA is a genomic window containing:
- a CDS encoding XkdQ/YqbQ family protein, whose amino-acid sequence is MKYELVIENNQNGKAYDATSLIKSVEYETSISGKPGKLSFELIKDESICYFEGNPVRFYVDDKPIFYGYIFSKSRDSNQIIKTTAYDQLRYLKNKDSFALFNKTATEVVRAVAAVFNLRVGNLSDTKHVIPQMIMDNKTGLDTICMALDRTLIATGDMYVFYDDFGKLNLKHINELRTKLVIGDKSLATDYKYKSSIDENVTNQVKIMRKNKDTGKREIYIVKDSTNIAKWGILQEFDKAKNGENKAQIQQRAENMLKLRNKVYRELSIPCLGDFRVRAGTGVYVYLPDIGDISYDQYFIVESVKHKISKEEHTMDIDLIMV